In the genome of Patescibacteria group bacterium, one region contains:
- a CDS encoding CorA family divalent cation transporter: MISKFKYNSLTWIDLDRPTYDELKQIVTEWDIHPAVAQELIAPSVRPKVELYPNFIYLILNFPVVEKKDSRRVAELQEIDFVIGKNFIITSRYGAVDSLHHFSKVFEVDSILDKTQMDKHAGFVFFYMLKALYQSVSQELEAITGSINEIEEHIFKGKERAMVNRISEVGRELLGVRRAISLHKEVLESFEVASQRFFGHEFIFHSRAILGEYYKVRGSFESNFEFLSELRETNNSLLTTKQNEVMKTFTVMAFITFPLMLVTGIFTMHAKILPIFGDPIDFWVIILGMVLLVLLFLVIFKKKRLL; encoded by the coding sequence GTGATTTCAAAATTTAAATACAACAGTCTAACGTGGATTGACCTCGATCGACCGACATACGATGAGCTAAAACAGATTGTCACTGAGTGGGATATTCATCCGGCTGTGGCGCAGGAGCTTATTGCGCCAAGTGTGCGGCCAAAAGTGGAATTATATCCAAATTTTATTTACCTGATTTTAAATTTTCCCGTCGTTGAAAAAAAAGATTCAAGACGAGTGGCCGAGCTTCAGGAAATTGATTTTGTGATTGGTAAAAATTTTATTATAACCAGCCGGTATGGTGCGGTTGATTCCCTGCATCATTTTTCAAAAGTCTTTGAGGTTGATTCAATTCTCGACAAAACTCAAATGGATAAACATGCCGGTTTTGTCTTTTTTTACATGCTTAAAGCTTTGTATCAATCTGTCTCACAAGAACTCGAAGCTATCACCGGTTCGATCAATGAAATTGAAGAACACATTTTCAAAGGAAAGGAGCGCGCTATGGTTAATCGAATTTCGGAGGTTGGACGTGAACTTTTAGGTGTGAGGCGTGCGATCAGTTTGCATAAAGAAGTTCTAGAATCGTTTGAGGTAGCGAGTCAGCGATTTTTTGGACATGAATTTATTTTCCACTCACGGGCAATTTTAGGAGAATATTATAAAGTCCGAGGATCATTTGAAAGTAATTTTGAATTTCTCTCAGAGCTGCGCGAAACCAACAATTCCCTCTTGACTACCAAGCAGAATGAAGTGATGAAGACTTTTACGGTCATGGCCTTTATCACCTTCCCCTTGATGTTGGTTACTGGAATTTTCACCATGCACGCCAAAATTCTTCCCATTTTTGGAGACCCAATTGATTTTTGGGTGATTATTTTGGGAATGGTTTTGCTCGTGCTTTTGTTTCTTGTTATCTTTAAGAAAAAGAGACTGTTATGA